A window of the Falco rusticolus isolate bFalRus1 chromosome 1, bFalRus1.pri, whole genome shotgun sequence genome harbors these coding sequences:
- the GPRIN3 gene encoding G protein-regulated inducer of neurite outgrowth 3 isoform X1, translated as MGTVPDPLRSAKLSLVTASAEEDHLGNLQSAKHQPQLPSGGERASNGFPCTPTGPAGACLFDLKCTAAASAQRCEQCHEDDASQQETLPSRLASKAVEGRPAAVEPASCSRAAGSQGPAAPAPTAVGAPLVGQGPEMMPAPQSSRQFVQGSQAKASSLTQIDDSALKPQGTDNQPALEVLNYSSPGDPVRGNESCHTSQANLLQRGEKDKGAEKTGSAACQPASPARHTEADLGRDLQASWEAKRRAAGTTQLHPTDKTEVVQSSEAPAPSSYRSPHPVHNTDPEPGSPGPPQLSKFRETGTMTVQPESRSLTQEAASRTWRDAEVQAVAAVESKSASTSPSILVAFLKGNAPPEEEEELHVIYRGGMGLSQSAPTDSLSLQQKSLCSPGIMSKSTVVTAVTASAQTQPIKLPGLQSDVVSPVAADNAKPVLPSSPSAVSSQGTSVGNTTVIGAARDSKDAAGLPVEAQVPPKPIPVEQLAVDSSNQTPAQSGSGAGEPSTTSAAALPGSRNNVQDPVHDVASNRLPLLCSTGSEVKQKEVLGGSEQKPVQSKGASQEEAIANQSVVKPKEESSVVLDPKGGMDVSSQPAAVHVKACSEDAGGKEESRGQGDTGRAQMAGSRSLQAGLVPELSVSSTHATPPVETSAAPQQQGFQAKEPGRKLHTATPSASAQALPNLGENKKQPTPAMEAKVQVKQSKHVRDVVWDEQGMTWEVYGASLDPESLGIAIQNHLQRQIREHEKLIRAQNSQTRKSISSDTSSNKKLKGRQHNVFQSMLQNFRRPNCCVRPAPSSVLD; from the exons ATGGGGACTGTACCAGATCCTCTGAGATCTGCCAAGCTTTCCCTGGTCACAGCTTCTGCAGAGGAGGACCACCTGGGAAACCTGCAGTCTGCTAAGCACCAGCCCCAACTACCCAGCGGAGGAGAGAGGGCCAGCAATGGCTTTCCGTGCACACCGACCGGCCCTGCTGGAGCCTGCTTGTTCGACCTGAAATGCACGGCGGCTGCCAGCGCACAGAGGTGCGAGCAATGCCACGAGGACGATGCTAGCCAGCAGGAAACCCTTCCTTCCAGGCTCGCCAGCAAAGCTGTGGAGGGGCGTCCTGCAGCCGTAGAGCCAGCCAGTTGCTCccgggcagcaggcagccagggaccagcagcaccagcccccaCTGCGGTAGGAGCCCCCTTGGTGGGGCAGGGGCCAGAGATGATGCCAGCCCCCCAGAGCTCCCGGCAGTTTGTGCAAGGCAGCCAGGCAAAAGCAAGCTCCCTGACACAAATAGATGACTCTGCCTTGAAACCTCAGGGGACTGACAATCAGCCAGCACTTGAGGTGTTAAATTATTCTTCCCCGGGCGACCCTGTCAGGGGTAATGAGTCCTGTCATACTTCTCAGGCAAACCTTCtgcaaagaggggaaaaagacaaGGGAGCAGAAAAAACTGGTTCTGCTGCATGTCAGCCAGCCTCGCCAGCAAGGCACACTGAAGCTGACCTGGGGAGAGACCTGCAGGCTAGCTGGGAAGCAAAAcgcagggctgcaggcaccaCGCAGCTGCATCCCACAGATAAGACTGAAGTGGTGCAGAGCAGTGAGGCACCAGCCCCGTCGAGCTACCGGAGTCCGCATCCAGTACACAACACAGACCCCGAGCCGGGGAGCCCAggccccccccagctctccaaATTCAGAGAAACGGGTACAATGACAGTTCAGCCAGAGAGCAGGTCTTTAACTCAGGAAGCAGCAAGCAGGACGTGGCGAGATGCTGAGGttcaggctgtggctgctgtggaAAGCAAGTCGGcctccaccagccccagcatcctTGTTGCCTTCTTAAAAGGGAATGCTCctccagaggaggaggaagaactACACGTAATTTACCGAGGAGGTATGGGGCTGAGCCAGTCTGCACCTACTGACAGTTTATCCTTACAACAGAAGTCTCTGTGTTCTCCTGGTATCATGTCAAAATCAACTGTTGTTACGGCTGTGACTGCTTCGGCCCAAACGCAGCCCATCAAACTGCCTGGGCTCCAGTCTGACGTCGTGTCCCCAGTGGCAGCAGATAATGCAAAACCtgttcttccctcctccccttcagCAGTTTCCTCCCAAGGGACATCTGTGGGTAACACTACAGTGATCGGTGCAGCCCGCGACAgcaaggatgctgctggcctgcCAGTGGAGGCTCAAGTCCCACCAAAGCCCATCCCTGTGGAGCAGCTTGCAGTTGACTCCAGTAATCAAACTCCAGCACAGTCTGGGTCTGGCGCTGGTGAACCAAGcaccacttctgctgctgctctcccaggaTCCAGGAACAATGTGCAAGACCCTGTCCACGATGTGGCAAGCAACCGGTTACCTTTACTCTGTAGCACAGGCAGTGAAGTCAAGCAGAAGGAG GTCCTGGGCGGCTCTGAGCAAAAGCCTGTGCAAAGTAAGGGTGCGAGTCAAGAGGAGGCCATTGCTAATCAATCTGTGGTAAAACCAAAGGAAGAAAGCTCGGTGGTGCTTGATCCTAAAGGAGGGATGGATGTCAGCAGCCAACCTGCTGCTGTCCACGTAAAGGCGTGCTCAGAGGATGCAGGTggaaaggaggagagcagaggccAGGGGGACACTGGCCGGGCTCAGATGGCTGGCAGCcggagcctgcaggcagggctggtgcccGAGCTGAGCGTGAGCTCCACACATGCCACCCCTCCTGTGGAGACATcggcagctccccagcagcaaggCTTCCAGGCCAAGGAGCCCGGGCGCAAGCTTCACACAGCGACTCCTTCTGCTTCAGCTCAGGCCCTGCCGAACctgggggaaaacaaaaagcagcccACCCCGGCCATGGAGGCAAAAGTGCAGGTGAAGCAGTCCAAACACGTCAGGGATGTTGTTTGGGATGAGCAGGGCATGACGTGGGAGGTTTACGGTGCTTCTCTTGATCCGGAATCCCTGGGAATTGCCATCCAGAACCACTTACAGAGACAAATACGGGAACACGAGAAACTGATCCGGGCTCAGAACAGTCAGACCCGGAAATCCATTTCCTCGGATACATCCTCAAATAAAAAACTGAAAGGGAGGCAGCACAACGTGTTCCAGTCCATGCTGCAGAATTTTAGGCGTCCTAATTGCTGCGTCCGACCTGCTCCCTCGTCTGTGTTAGACTGA
- the GPRIN3 gene encoding G protein-regulated inducer of neurite outgrowth 3 isoform X2 yields the protein MGTVPDPLRSAKLSLVTASAEEDHLGNLQSAKHQPQLPSGGERASNGFPCTPTGPAGACLFDLKCTAAASAQRCEQCHEDDASQQETLPSRLASKAVEGRPAAVEPASCSRAAGSQGPAAPAPTAVGAPLVGQGPEMMPAPQSSRQFVQGSQAKASSLTQIDDSALKPQGTDNQPALEVLNYSSPGDPVRGNESCHTSQANLLQRGEKDKGAEKTGSAACQPASPARHTEADLGRDLQASWEAKRRAAGTTQLHPTDKTEVVQSSEAPAPSSYRSPHPVHNTDPEPGSPGPPQLSKFRETGTMTVQPESRSLTQEAASRTWRDAEVQAVAAVESKSASTSPSILVAFLKGNAPPEEEEELHVIYRGGMGLSQSAPTDSLSLQQKSLCSPGIMSKSTVVTAVTASAQTQPIKLPGLQSDVVSPVAADNAKPVLPSSPSAVSSQGTSVGNTTVIGAARDSKDAAGLPVEAQVPPKPIPVEQLAVDSSNQTPAQSGSGAGEPSTTSAAALPGSRNNVQDPVHDVASNRLPLLCSTGSEVKQKEVLGSSEQKEGASQEEAIANQSVVKPKEESSVVLDPKGGMDVSSQPAAVHVKACSEDAGGKEESRGQGDTGRAQMAGSRSLQAGLVPELSVSSTHATPPVETSAAPQQQGFQAKEPGRKLHTATPSASAQALPNLGENKKQPTPAMEAKVQVKQSKHVRDVVWDEQGMTWEVYGASLDPESLGIAIQNHLQRQIREHEKLIRAQNSQTRKSISSDTSSNKKLKGRQHNVFQSMLQNFRRPNCCVRPAPSSVLD from the exons ATGGGGACTGTACCAGATCCTCTGAGATCTGCCAAGCTTTCCCTGGTCACAGCTTCTGCAGAGGAGGACCACCTGGGAAACCTGCAGTCTGCTAAGCACCAGCCCCAACTACCCAGCGGAGGAGAGAGGGCCAGCAATGGCTTTCCGTGCACACCGACCGGCCCTGCTGGAGCCTGCTTGTTCGACCTGAAATGCACGGCGGCTGCCAGCGCACAGAGGTGCGAGCAATGCCACGAGGACGATGCTAGCCAGCAGGAAACCCTTCCTTCCAGGCTCGCCAGCAAAGCTGTGGAGGGGCGTCCTGCAGCCGTAGAGCCAGCCAGTTGCTCccgggcagcaggcagccagggaccagcagcaccagcccccaCTGCGGTAGGAGCCCCCTTGGTGGGGCAGGGGCCAGAGATGATGCCAGCCCCCCAGAGCTCCCGGCAGTTTGTGCAAGGCAGCCAGGCAAAAGCAAGCTCCCTGACACAAATAGATGACTCTGCCTTGAAACCTCAGGGGACTGACAATCAGCCAGCACTTGAGGTGTTAAATTATTCTTCCCCGGGCGACCCTGTCAGGGGTAATGAGTCCTGTCATACTTCTCAGGCAAACCTTCtgcaaagaggggaaaaagacaaGGGAGCAGAAAAAACTGGTTCTGCTGCATGTCAGCCAGCCTCGCCAGCAAGGCACACTGAAGCTGACCTGGGGAGAGACCTGCAGGCTAGCTGGGAAGCAAAAcgcagggctgcaggcaccaCGCAGCTGCATCCCACAGATAAGACTGAAGTGGTGCAGAGCAGTGAGGCACCAGCCCCGTCGAGCTACCGGAGTCCGCATCCAGTACACAACACAGACCCCGAGCCGGGGAGCCCAggccccccccagctctccaaATTCAGAGAAACGGGTACAATGACAGTTCAGCCAGAGAGCAGGTCTTTAACTCAGGAAGCAGCAAGCAGGACGTGGCGAGATGCTGAGGttcaggctgtggctgctgtggaAAGCAAGTCGGcctccaccagccccagcatcctTGTTGCCTTCTTAAAAGGGAATGCTCctccagaggaggaggaagaactACACGTAATTTACCGAGGAGGTATGGGGCTGAGCCAGTCTGCACCTACTGACAGTTTATCCTTACAACAGAAGTCTCTGTGTTCTCCTGGTATCATGTCAAAATCAACTGTTGTTACGGCTGTGACTGCTTCGGCCCAAACGCAGCCCATCAAACTGCCTGGGCTCCAGTCTGACGTCGTGTCCCCAGTGGCAGCAGATAATGCAAAACCtgttcttccctcctccccttcagCAGTTTCCTCCCAAGGGACATCTGTGGGTAACACTACAGTGATCGGTGCAGCCCGCGACAgcaaggatgctgctggcctgcCAGTGGAGGCTCAAGTCCCACCAAAGCCCATCCCTGTGGAGCAGCTTGCAGTTGACTCCAGTAATCAAACTCCAGCACAGTCTGGGTCTGGCGCTGGTGAACCAAGcaccacttctgctgctgctctcccaggaTCCAGGAACAATGTGCAAGACCCTGTCCACGATGTGGCAAGCAACCGGTTACCTTTACTCTGTAGCACAGGCAGTGAAGTCAAGCAGAAGGAGGTCCTGGGCAGCTCTGAGCAGAAGGAG GGTGCGAGTCAAGAGGAGGCCATTGCTAATCAATCTGTGGTAAAACCAAAGGAAGAAAGCTCGGTGGTGCTTGATCCTAAAGGAGGGATGGATGTCAGCAGCCAACCTGCTGCTGTCCACGTAAAGGCGTGCTCAGAGGATGCAGGTggaaaggaggagagcagaggccAGGGGGACACTGGCCGGGCTCAGATGGCTGGCAGCcggagcctgcaggcagggctggtgcccGAGCTGAGCGTGAGCTCCACACATGCCACCCCTCCTGTGGAGACATcggcagctccccagcagcaaggCTTCCAGGCCAAGGAGCCCGGGCGCAAGCTTCACACAGCGACTCCTTCTGCTTCAGCTCAGGCCCTGCCGAACctgggggaaaacaaaaagcagcccACCCCGGCCATGGAGGCAAAAGTGCAGGTGAAGCAGTCCAAACACGTCAGGGATGTTGTTTGGGATGAGCAGGGCATGACGTGGGAGGTTTACGGTGCTTCTCTTGATCCGGAATCCCTGGGAATTGCCATCCAGAACCACTTACAGAGACAAATACGGGAACACGAGAAACTGATCCGGGCTCAGAACAGTCAGACCCGGAAATCCATTTCCTCGGATACATCCTCAAATAAAAAACTGAAAGGGAGGCAGCACAACGTGTTCCAGTCCATGCTGCAGAATTTTAGGCGTCCTAATTGCTGCGTCCGACCTGCTCCCTCGTCTGTGTTAGACTGA